A single region of the Microtus ochrogaster isolate Prairie Vole_2 chromosome 2, MicOch1.0, whole genome shotgun sequence genome encodes:
- the Ccdc54 gene encoding coiled-coil domain-containing protein 54: MYRLHTQRVEAAAGRVWTHSLRKIRRSLKSAYQKCKSQHSYSTSHPTTAPYDCDQDALSLNEEMNLTAMLQDIKKGQMELLSQMTDIVSAISSIQEKIDHYQKQMEALETRISISEDRQIAATKDIVSMREDIDSLKKKVMELESQNSYSSIRCLEVLEGQKGKEIVQLFHTLLQPETSKDLDTEISSTESGRVSSYPEPTSQIREKTMSPQIETPKKNNSLQTAAMSCKKVRSNIYIYPDFSTWIKLTFVHGGKWRFFLSATKLEEFVQWLLSRPTILPEEPQIISQRDCAFSGAIENLATICLSLFNYIYCLFGSSKQEITRL; the protein is encoded by the coding sequence atgtaccgACTTCACACCCAAAGAGTAGAAGCTGCTGCTGGACGTGTGTGGACTCACAGTCTCCGTAAGATTAGGCGCTCTCTTAAAAGTGCTTACCAGAAATGTAAGAGCCAGCACTCATATTCAACCAGCCACCCAACAACGGCTCCTTATGACTGTGACCAAGATGCTCTCAGtttgaatgaagaaatgaatctAACAGCAATGCTCCAAGACATTAAAAAAGGACAAATGGAACTCCTCAGCCAAATGACCGACATTGTCAGTGCAATATCAAGTATCCAGGAAAAGATTGACCATTATCAGAAGCAGATGGAAGCCCTAGAAACCAGAATAAGCATCAGCGAAGACAGACAAATAGCAGCCACCAAAGACATCGTCTCCATGAGAGAAGACATCGACTCTCTGAAGAAGAAGGTGATGGAGCTGGAAAGCCAGAATTCTTACTCCAGCATCCGCTGCCTAGAGGTTCTGGAGGGACAAAAGGGTAAAGAAATTGTGCAGCTGTTCCATACGCTCCTACAACCAGAAACCTCAAAGGACCTAGACACCGAAATCTCTTCCACAGAATCAGGGAGGGTGTCCAGTTATCCAGAGCCCACCAGCCAGATTAGGGAAAAAACAATGTCTCCTCAAATTGAAACTCCGAAGAAAAATAACAGCCTCCAGACTGCAGCCATGAGTTGTAAAAAGGTAAggtcaaatatttatatttacccTGACTTCAGTACATGGATCAAGCTCACTTTTGTTCATGGAGGAAAATGGAGGTTCTTCCTCAGTGCCACCAAGTTAGAGGAATTCGTGCAGTGGCTTCTGTCTAGGCCAACCATCCTTCCTGAGGAACCACAAATCATATCCCAGAGAGACTGTGCCTTCAGTGGAGCCATTGAGAACTTGGCCacaatctgtctctctctcttcaactatATTTACTGCCTTTTTGGTTCCTCAAAACAGGAAATAACTCGTCTTTAG